Within the Marinobacter qingdaonensis genome, the region GAGGCGTGGCTGTCGATGGGCGACCCCACCACGATGGCGTTGCGGATGTGCTGGTCCCGACTCAGGGCGGAATAGAACAGGGTGAACATGCCGCCCAGGCTCCAGCCGTGCAGGGACAGTTCCTGCTCGCCACTGTGCTGGCGGACCCGGTTCAGGGCAGCCGGCAGCAGTTCGGCCACGTAGGTGTGCAGGTTGTAGTGGCTGTGGGCCCGGGTGGGCACGCCCCAGTCGATCAGGTAGACCTCGAAGCCCTTGGCGCGCAGGAAGCGCACCAGGCTGCGTTGGGGAAAGAGGTCGTAGATGAGCATGTTCACCGCCAGCGGCGGGATGATGACGATGGGGGTCCGGTGGGTCTGGCGTTCGACCGGGATAACCGCGTCGCCCAGCTCGATGAAGTCTTCGTCCAGCGGTGGGTAGTACCGCAGGCTGACCAGGCCGTCGCTGTGCAGGGTGTCGAATGGGGTCTGACCGGCTTGCACCAGGCTGGCGGCGCGGAAGACACGGTCGAAGGCGTTGCCGGCGTAGGTGGCGGCTTGCCGGGGCCAGCCGGACGCTCGGTCGGCGGCGGCTTTGAGCAGGTTTGGCATGGGTAGTTCCATCGCAGCTAATGCAGGTTGGTGGCGACAATTTTTCGAGGGGTAAGATAGGCCAATTTGCCAGGTTCCGGCTATGGCATAACCGTCCAAGCCGATTGGCATGTTGGTCACTTTCGGCCAATGCCCATTCGGTCTGGCGGTTGCTATCATGGCCGCCCTTTTGACACTGCAACCAGATCAGGAATGGCATGCTCAGTTTTCTACCTGCACCCGTTATTGGCGTTCTCAATTCCATCCTGCTTGGCCTGAACACCCTGTTCTGGTGTTTGCTGCTGTACATTCCGGCGGTGCTGAAGCTGGTGGTGCCGCATAAGGGGTTCCGGGTGCTGTGCACCAAGGCGATCATTGCGATCGCCGAGGCCTGGGTGGCCTGCAACGGGGGCTGGATGAAGCTGACCCAGGGCACCCGCTGGCAGGTGACCGGCGCCGAGGAGCTGAAGCGGGAGAGCTGGTACCTGGTGCTCAGCAACCACCAGAGCTGGGTCGACATCTTGGCTATGCAGCGGGTGTTTAACCGGCGCGCGCCGTTCCTGAAGTTTTTCCTGAAGCAGCAGCTGATCTGGGTGCCGGTGATTGGCCTGGCCTGGTGGGGCCTGGATTTCCCGTTCATGAAGCGCTACACCCGCGAGTACCTGATCAAGCACCCGGAGAAGCGTGGTGAAGACCTGCGCGCCACCCGCGTGGCCTGCGCCAAATTCCGTTACACCCCGGTGAGCGTGATGAACTTCGTCGAGGGCACTCGGTTCACCCAGGCCAAGCACGACAAGCAGAAATCACCCTACCAGCACCTGCTGGTGCCCAAGGCTGGGGGTGTGGCCTTTGTGCTGGACGCCATGGGCGATTCGATCCAGACCCTGGTGGATGTCACCATCGCCTATCCGGACGGCGCGCCGACCTTCTGGGACTTCCTCTGTGGCCGGGTGAAGGAGATCCGCATGGAGATTCACACCACGGACATTCCCGAGCATCTGAAAGGGCGGGATTATTCGGCCGACGCCGAGCACCGGCGCAACGTCAAGGACTGGCTGGCGGAGCAGTGGCGGGCCAAGGATGCGCGGCTAACGAAAATGCTCGCCAGCCGCGGCGAGTAGCCGAACTATCGAGCCGCTGCGAAAGCGGCTGAAAACTCGGGGTAAATGTGGCTCGTGGCTTCGACCACATCACCAAAGTTCGGATCGCTGCCATGCTCTGTCTTGAGGTATCGAGCCATGTCCGCCAGGGAGCGGAAGCTCATATCTGAGGTTGAACGGACATAGTCCCAACCGCCGATACTTTCGATGGCGGTGTCGCGACCGACGCTTTTTCCTACCGCAGAGCCCGCGATTCCGCCAAGTAGGCTGCCAAACGGCACGGACTCAAGCGCCTTGTTGGCAGCGTAGGCGCCCGCTGCCGCACCGACAGCGCTCCCCGCCGTTGCGCCGATGTTGGCGTTCAATGCCTTGTTGACCCATTCCGCGGTAACCCGGTCGCTGGTGTACGGGCTCATAAACCGCCCGGAGTTGTTGTGGATAACCAGACTTTTTCTGGCCTCGGCAGCGGCTTTCTGTTCGCTTTCCTGTTGAAACGCCATCAACGCCTGAAAATCGCTGGACGACATGGGCTTGCGAACGAGAGTGACCTTTTTGGGGCTGTCATCGCCTGCTGGATTCATGGTCAACTGGACCTCGGTGCCCGGATCGCCCCGCATGTACCAGGACGCCTGAATGAGACCGAGATGTTCAATGTTGACGTTCGGCGCGTCTGGAGCTGGTTTGACAGCCAGAATCTGGTCACCGACGGCAATTTCTCCGCTGGCGTTGGCGCTGCCGTCGGGTGCAAGCCAGGTAATGAACAGGCCTGACTCGGTTTTCTCCATGGACGCACCAATCAGGCCGTCACCGGGCTTTTCCGATTCCGGGATTGGATGGCTGCTGACCGCTGCGGGAGAGACCTTGTAGTAGTCGTCCGGGAAGATGCACCTCCAGGTGTAATTGGACGTCTCCGGCAGTGTGGTGACCGCTGTCTGCTTTGGAAATATTGAGACCAGGTTTCCATCACGGTCTTGCCGCGCGCAGTCGGTGTACCCCTGTCTGAATCTCTGAGACTGGCTCATCTCGGCGAGATCGCCGGGCCCTGGCGGTATCGCCGTTGCGCAGCCTCCAAGGGCGGCCGCCAAGGGCAGTACAAGGAACGCAGATCTGACAGATCTGAAAAGTGGCGGCATCAAAACATCCAACTCCTTCCATGATTGGGGATGAGGCCGCTTCCTCAGCGGCCGAGTTTAGAGAGCGTTTGCAGCGCCAATTCCTGGCCGATTTCATCCAGCGTCACGGTTTGCTCGACCTTCTGAAACCCGTGATCTGTGGCTTTCCATTGGCGGGCCTTGGCCTTTTCTGGCGGCACGCCGTTGGAGCTCAGCATGACTCGGATGGCGCCGTCTCGAACGTCCAGCACTTCGATTTCAAATCGGTCCCGGGCCAGCGTTCGGAACACCAGCAGCATATCGGCGTGCTCACCGAGCGCCCGCATTTCCAGCCGACGCTGATCCGGGGACAGGCGGGCAAAGTCTCCGGTTTCCAGGGCGTTGTCGGTGATGCGCATGATGGCATCACGGTCGACGACGGTGACTCCGGCGTCGTTCAGTTGGCTGACCAGGCCGCCCTGCAGCTCAAACGCGGGCCCGGCCGGACGGTATCGGCGGCTGGAGCGATACTCGCCCTGAGCCGCCACTTGACCCTGTCCCTGCAAGTTGACCTTGCCTTCGGGCACTTCCCCGGTCAGGGAGCCCCGGGCGGACACCACGCCGCGGGTATTGCTGCTCCAGTCGCTAACCTGGTCATCAAATGCCCGGTTCCAGAACACGGCCACTCTGGGGGTGTCGTTGCCGTAGGCGGCGCGAAAACGTTGGATGATGCTGTCGGCACTTTCCTGTCGCTGCGGTGCGGTACGATCGTCCTGCAGGTCGTCGTCGGTGAGGGGTTTCTGTGCCGGAGCCATCATTGGCGCCGCGTCATGAACCTGACTGGCGGCCTGGAGCAGGCCTGATCCGAGCAGGGGTACACAGAGGGCGAGCGCCAGGCGATTCATCAGTTGATCTCCCGGACTTCCACCCGATACTGCACGGGTTGGGTGGTGGTGGACAGTTCCCGGTAGGTGGCGATGCTGTTCGCCGGTACGGTGGAGCGCTGCCAGGTGGGTTTGACGTCGGTAGGAACACCATCCCGGTCGAAGAACTGGGTCCGGCTTTCGATCTGGTAATCGTAATCGGTGTGGTTGCGCAGCACGGCATAGACCTCGGTGGTGCCAGTTGCGGTCGGGCGTTGGCCGTGTTGGACCACGGACAGGCGATAGCGTTCGCCGTCGCCGAACAGGCCACCGCTCCAGGTGCGTTTCAGGTTGTAGTCGGTGAAGACGACGGAGTTCATGGTCACCGGCGCAGTACGTTCAATCAGCTTGGTGCTGTCGGCGGCGTGGTTGGCACAGCCGGCGAGCAGGCTGATGCACGCCGCAGCGGCGAAGGCTTTCATTAGGTTGGTCATTGGTTTCCTCCTGAATTCGGGCGCCGGGATGTGGCGAATGCCAGGCCCGCCCCGCGTCCATCAAATTTGAACTCTGTGCTGTCGGTGAGACCGCTTACTACCTGGCCGTGTTGGTCGAGAAACCGGACCGTCACCGGCTCCCCGTCTGCCGCCGTCACCGGCATCAGATGCAGGGTGTCGGGCAGGCCCGCCCAATAGCGGATATCCGCCCGGGTGTTGGAGGCTGCCGACATGCCGTCGGCGGCCACGCTGACCAGGCTGATGGCGGCAAAGCCGGCGCCCAGGGCGCCGCCGGCGGCGGCGCTGAAACCGGCCAGTGTGCTGTCCTGGCTGATGTGGCTCAGGTTGGAGCCCACGGCGCGGGTGTTCTCCTTGAACTTGATCTGGCCCTCAACAATCCGGTCGATGGCGCGTCCACCCCGGGTTGAGGCCTGGAAGTAGAGGTCTTCCATCGGGTAAACCGGGGACCATTGTTCGCCATTGAGCACTTCCGCCGCTACATCCCGGAAGCCTTTGCCCCGCCGATACACCAACTGATAGTGCCCGACACCATCCCCCAGTTTGCGTGGCGAAGTGCCCGTTTCGACAATCAGTAGGGCGTTGTCGTCGGCCTCGGGAATCGGGGCGTCCGGACGGTAGAGTTGCAGTTCCCGGAAATGGTCTTTGGCCAGCTGGTCGCTGCCCATTTGCATGGCAGACCAGCCGGCCAGGTACAGCAACACGGCAAAGTCTGTGCTGTGCTGTTCTTCCTCCGCGAAGGCATCCTGGAGCAGTCCGGCCAGGAAACTGGCGCGGGCGTTGCCGTAGTCGCCTTCTTCCAGGTAGACCAGGCCCAGGTAGAGGTAGACCATGGCGCGCTCGTAGGGCTCGCCCTTGAAGTCCTTTTCCGCCTCTTCGTACCAGATACTCCGCGCCTTACGGGCGGCGTCGGTATCGGCGTACACGTTTTCGATTTCCAGCCGGGCCTGGGTCAGGGTGTTCTTGGCTTCCTGCCGATAGCCGGCGCGATAGGCCTTGACCCCGATCTCCATCAGGTTCAGCACCTTATTGCGCTGGCCTTCCTCAAACAGGTTCCGGAAATCCGCGCGCAGCGGTTCCGGCTTGGCGTCGATCAGGGCTTGCTCAGGGGCCGCGAGGGTCGCACGCTCATAAACTTTCGGCCCGCTGGCGCAGCCCGCCAGGGTGCCAGCGACCAGGGTCGCCAGCACGGGTTGGGACCAGCGTCTATCGATAAACCACATTGTCACGGGCCGCCTTTCTCATTTCGTAGAGTCCGCCCCAGACAATGGTGCCCAGCTCCAGGTCGACCATTTCAAAGCTGATCTGGCTGTAACGGGACTGTGTCCCGGTGTCGCGGTCAATGGCATCCAGTGATGAAATGCGGCCGCCGAGGCGGAAATCGGCACCGGCCTGGGCGGCGGTCTGGCGGATGGTGCCACCATCCACGGCGCCGTCGCGTTTCAGATCCCGTTCTTTCTGGACCATGTCGGAGAAATGACGGCCGACAAAGATCATCCGGCCGTTGGCGGCGCGGTTCAGCTCGATGCGCAGGCGGTCGGTGAGCATGTTGGTGTTGATGACCGAGGTGCTCTCGTTCTTGAGGTACTCGTTGTCGATGATGATTCGCGGTGGTGTGGAACGACCGGTCAGGATGGGGTTGGCCAGCATGTCCCGCATCATCCGGTCGGTCATGGCGACCACATCCTGGCTCTCGATACCAACGCCGCCCACGCTACCAGTGGTGGAGACGTCCTCGTACACGGTGGGTTTTCCGCGCACGTTCTCAATCTTGCTGGCGCAGCCTGACAGTAACAGCGTTGAAGCAACAAAGGCACTGGCGGTAACAAGCGCTTTCTTGGGGAACATAAACATCTCCGTGTCGGTTAGTAGGCCTGCGCGAGTGCGTCTGCCAGCTCAGGGTAGATCTGTCGGGTTGCGTCCATGGCGTCGGTGAAGTTGCCGGTGTGGCCGTATTTTGACCGAAGGTAACGGGCCATGGATTGAATATCATCGAAACTGCGATCGGAGGAGGCGCGAATGGCTTCCCAGCCACCGGAGGCGCTGATGGCGGTCTCTCGGCCCACGGATTTCCCGATTTCCGCGCCTACTGCGCCACCGAGGAAGCCACCCACGAACGGAACCTGTTCCAGGGCTTTCTCGCCAACGTAGGCGCCGGCTGCGGCGCCTACGCCGGTACCGATGGTCGATCCGATGTTGGCGTTGATGGCCGAGTTCACCCACTCGGCAAGAACGTCATCACTGGTGTAGGGGCTCATGTACCGTCCCTGGTTGTCTTTCCGTACTAGCTGCTCCAGCAGCTCTTCCTGGGTCGGGATCCGGATATTGCCGTCGGCGTCCCGCAATTGGCCGGATTGGGCGGCCGCCAGCAATTCGGGCAAGGGCGCCTCGTTGGTCATGCGTTCAACGAGGCTTTCGGGCAGGCCGCCGGTCTTGAGGATGCTCCGATGCTCCGGCGTCATCCCGGTGTAGTAGCCCCAGGTCACCGCGGTCGCCACCAGCTGTCCACTCTCACGGGTCGGGTAGGCGTTCAGCATTTCAATCAGCAGCTCATCCTCTTCCGCGCCTTGGGCCAGTCGGCTCTGCAGATCGAAGCCTCGGAGATTTTCCGGTCCAATCAGCCAGGCCTGATGCACGGGCGACAGCAAATCCAAGTAGCCGGGTACGCCACTGTTAGCTTCATGGTAGGCAAGGGCATCGGTTTCAGGCGCCATGTCGATCAGTCGAGTGATGGCCGCCGGCCGGTAAACCGATGAGCGGCCGGGGCCAGTCAGGTAA harbors:
- a CDS encoding alpha/beta fold hydrolase gives rise to the protein MPNLLKAAADRASGWPRQAATYAGNAFDRVFRAASLVQAGQTPFDTLHSDGLVSLRYYPPLDEDFIELGDAVIPVERQTHRTPIVIIPPLAVNMLIYDLFPQRSLVRFLRAKGFEVYLIDWGVPTRAHSHYNLHTYVAELLPAALNRVRQHSGEQELSLHGWSLGGMFTLFYSALSRDQHIRNAIVVGSPIDSHASGLMGLLYQGVSGAADFVQRRTGFKLHDLKPDWFHSPGWANTIGFKLTNPIGSFKGYWELLIKLGDRDFVADHATTSAFLDRMVAYPGGIVQDAMVRLLITNQPSRGKIQIGDDVARLENVTASVFAIAGETDTLAMPDAVAKIQQHIRSTDVTFRVVPGGHMGILAGSKAPKSSWLELADWLAERSD
- a CDS encoding acyltransferase, whose product is MLSFLPAPVIGVLNSILLGLNTLFWCLLLYIPAVLKLVVPHKGFRVLCTKAIIAIAEAWVACNGGWMKLTQGTRWQVTGAEELKRESWYLVLSNHQSWVDILAMQRVFNRRAPFLKFFLKQQLIWVPVIGLAWWGLDFPFMKRYTREYLIKHPEKRGEDLRATRVACAKFRYTPVSVMNFVEGTRFTQAKHDKQKSPYQHLLVPKAGGVAFVLDAMGDSIQTLVDVTIAYPDGAPTFWDFLCGRVKEIRMEIHTTDIPEHLKGRDYSADAEHRRNVKDWLAEQWRAKDARLTKMLASRGE
- a CDS encoding PDZ domain-containing protein, with translation MSQSQRFRQGYTDCARQDRDGNLVSIFPKQTAVTTLPETSNYTWRCIFPDDYYKVSPAAVSSHPIPESEKPGDGLIGASMEKTESGLFITWLAPDGSANASGEIAVGDQILAVKPAPDAPNVNIEHLGLIQASWYMRGDPGTEVQLTMNPAGDDSPKKVTLVRKPMSSSDFQALMAFQQESEQKAAAEARKSLVIHNNSGRFMSPYTSDRVTAEWVNKALNANIGATAGSAVGAAAGAYAANKALESVPFGSLLGGIAGSAVGKSVGRDTAIESIGGWDYVRSTSDMSFRSLADMARYLKTEHGSDPNFGDVVEATSHIYPEFSAAFAAAR
- a CDS encoding YcfL family protein → MTNLMKAFAAAACISLLAGCANHAADSTKLIERTAPVTMNSVVFTDYNLKRTWSGGLFGDGERYRLSVVQHGQRPTATGTTEVYAVLRNHTDYDYQIESRTQFFDRDGVPTDVKPTWQRSTVPANSIATYRELSTTTQPVQYRVEVREIN
- a CDS encoding carboxyl-terminal protease-like protein, producing the protein MSVWHTACKLLTLTLIGALPGCVVYQFDPNSVEVTEVPPYETHTVPFRVAGDEQPEWLIPESDEVPEVYLSRSLQGGGVTDFSGLSFFGYMVTLSLIPYYEEHHFYDVYELNWQGETLAKSSINYTVDNYFSLYFPTPMLFLGSLADEQDEHAEAKAYITDLHKDQLLATIDQQRKEFQNLNPTTPEEIAAYLTGPGRSSVYRPAAITRLIDMAPETDALAYHEANSGVPGYLDLLSPVHQAWLIGPENLRGFDLQSRLAQGAEEDELLIEMLNAYPTRESGQLVATAVTWGYYTGMTPEHRSILKTGGLPESLVERMTNEAPLPELLAAAQSGQLRDADGNIRIPTQEELLEQLVRKDNQGRYMSPYTSDDVLAEWVNSAINANIGSTIGTGVGAAAGAYVGEKALEQVPFVGGFLGGAVGAEIGKSVGRETAISASGGWEAIRASSDRSFDDIQSMARYLRSKYGHTGNFTDAMDATRQIYPELADALAQAY
- a CDS encoding penicillin-binding protein activator LpoB gives rise to the protein MFPKKALVTASAFVASTLLLSGCASKIENVRGKPTVYEDVSTTGSVGGVGIESQDVVAMTDRMMRDMLANPILTGRSTPPRIIIDNEYLKNESTSVINTNMLTDRLRIELNRAANGRMIFVGRHFSDMVQKERDLKRDGAVDGGTIRQTAAQAGADFRLGGRISSLDAIDRDTGTQSRYSQISFEMVDLELGTIVWGGLYEMRKAARDNVVYR